The DNA sequence TGGTTGCGTCCACGCTCCTGTGGGCGGATTTAAGCAGTCATTATATCTGGTTGGTCTTGCTGGTTACCGTCGGCTTTGGCAGCATCGGGTTTCTGGACGACTATCGCAAGGTAATCAAGAAGAACAATAAAGGCCTGGGCGGTCGTTACAAGCTGGCCGGACAATTGGCCATCACCCTGTTTATCGGTGTCTATCTCTATACGCATCATAATTTCGATACCCGCCTCAGCATCCCGTTTTTCAAGACCATCAGGCCTGATATCGGCTGGGCCTATATCCCCCTGTCCATAATAGTTATTGTTGGGGCATCCAATGCCGTCAACCTGACCGATGGTCTGGATGGGTTGGCCATCGGGCCGACCATCATCGCCGCTGCCACCTACCTCATTTTTGCCTACTTAACCGGGCATATTAAGATAGCCAATTATCTGCAGATCGCCTACGTGCCGGGCGTTGGAGAGATAGCCGTATTTTGCGGGGCATTAGTAGGCGCCGGTATGGGATTCTTATGGTTTAACAGCTATCCGGCTCAGGTCTTTATGGGTGATGTCGGTTCTCTGTCGCTGGGGGGAGCCTTGGGGACGGTGGCCGTGATAACCAAGCACGAAATTTTGCTGGCCATTGTGGGCGGTATATTTGTGGTCGAGGCCCTGTCCGTCATCTTTCAGGTGGGATATTTTAAGGCCACCAACGGCAGGCGTATTTTCCGCATGGCCCCGCTCCACCACCACTTTGAGCTTAAAGGATGGCCGGAGCCCAAGGTCATCGTGCGCTTCTGGATTATTGCTATTCTTCTGGGATTGGTAGCCATGAGCACCCTGAAGCTTAGGTAAACAGAGGATACATCGGGTATGGACTTGAAAGACAAAAAGGTCTTGGTAGTAGGGCTGGGCGCAAGCGGTAAGGAATCTGCTGCGTTTTTGCTGGAGCGCGGCGCTAAGGTCTCCGTATCCGAATCGGCGGCCCTTAAGGATATCCCTGCAGATAAGCTGGCCTGGATTGAAGAGAACAGGATTCCTTTGGAGGCCGGTGGACATAACATAAAGACCTTCCTTGCGGCCGGGTTGATCGTGGTCAGCCCGGGGGTGCCTCTGGAGATTGGGCCCCTTCAGGCGGCAAGGCGCGCCGGTATTCCGGTCATCGGGGAGATAGAGCTGGCCGCCCGTTTTATAGATACGCCTGTCATCGCGGTAACCGGCACTAACGGCAAGAGCACGACTACGGAATTAATCGGGCACATCCTGGCGCATGCGGGTAAAAAGATATTCGTGGGCGGCAACATCGGCCGTCCCTTGATCGGCTATGCGGGGCAGAAACAGGACAGGGATTTTGTGGTGGCAGAGATAAGCAGTTTTCAGCTGGATACTACCGAATTCTTTCGACCCTGGCTGGGGCTCCTTTTGAACATAACCGAGGATCACCTGGATCGTTATCCATCTTTTAATGCCTATGTCCTCTCCAAGTTCAGGATTTTTGCCAACCAGACAGCCGGCGACTTTGCCATTATTAACGATGATGATCCTGTGGTGACGCAGTACGTAAGTAAAATACCCTCCCGCATACTCACCTTCAGCCATAAGCCGCACGGCAAAGGGGCCTACCCGGAGGGGAACAGGCTGACCTGCCGCCTGGATCAGGAAGCGGGGGAGACATATTCATTAGAGAAGATCAAACTGACGGGCGAGCATAACCTGGAAAACATCATGGCCGCCGTCCTTGCGGCCCGGGTGTGCGGCTGTACGCCATCCGCCATACAGGAGGCCCTGGAGGTGTTTGAGGGTCTGCATCACCGTACGGAATTTGTCTGTGAGATTGGCGGCGTAAGCTTTTATGATGATTCCAAGGGGACCAATGTGGGTTCGGTGGTCAAGTCCCTGGCCGGGTTCGACCGGCCGGTCATACTGATTGCCGGCGGCCGGGACAAGGGCGGCAGTTATGCGGTATTGGAAGATATGGTGCGCAATAAAGTGAAGGCGCTTATCCTTATCGGCGAGGCCGGAGAAAAGATACGCCGGGCCCTGGGACATCTGACCCGGACTATGGAGGCCGGGACGCTGCCGGAGGCCGTGCGCCTGGCCTATGCGGAGTCTGCGTCGGGAGATGTGGTCCTCCTCTCCCCGGCCTGCGCGAGTTTTGATATGTTTCGTAGTTATGCGGAGAGGGGAGATATTTTTCAGGAAGCAGCCCGGAGCTTGCCAAAACAGCAGGCCGCCGCGATATGATAGATCCGTTCGAACGTTCGAACGCTTGACATGTATGAAGCAAAGAGAATACGCATCATTGTAGCCGGGGGTGGAACCGGCGGGCATCTTTTCCCGGGGATTGCCGTGGCCAGGGAACTGATGAGCAAAGGAGACGTGAGCATCCTGTTTGTAGGCACGGACAGGAAAATAAACGTAGAGGCCCTGCGCAGGTACGGATTTTCGTTCAAGACGATACGGGCCGAGGGTATCAAGGGGCGTGGCGTGGTTGGTACGGTTCGGGCCCTGGCCATGGTCCCTCTAGCGATATTACAGACACTGGCTATTTTGAGAGACTTCCGGCCTCATTTAATCCTGGGCGTCGGCGGTTATGTCTCCGGGCCGGTAACCCTTGGAGGTTGGCTTATGGGAATAAAGACCGCGATACAGGA is a window from the Thermodesulfobacteriota bacterium genome containing:
- the mraY gene encoding phospho-N-acetylmuramoyl-pentapeptide-transferase codes for the protein MLYYLLYPLHVYHTVFNVFRYITFRTIYATLTALLLSFLVGPYLIRRLSELQVGQYIREEGPRSHLSKQGTPTMGGLMIIFAVVASTLLWADLSSHYIWLVLLVTVGFGSIGFLDDYRKVIKKNNKGLGGRYKLAGQLAITLFIGVYLYTHHNFDTRLSIPFFKTIRPDIGWAYIPLSIIVIVGASNAVNLTDGLDGLAIGPTIIAAATYLIFAYLTGHIKIANYLQIAYVPGVGEIAVFCGALVGAGMGFLWFNSYPAQVFMGDVGSLSLGGALGTVAVITKHEILLAIVGGIFVVEALSVIFQVGYFKATNGRRIFRMAPLHHHFELKGWPEPKVIVRFWIIAILLGLVAMSTLKLR
- the murD gene encoding UDP-N-acetylmuramoyl-L-alanine--D-glutamate ligase, yielding MDLKDKKVLVVGLGASGKESAAFLLERGAKVSVSESAALKDIPADKLAWIEENRIPLEAGGHNIKTFLAAGLIVVSPGVPLEIGPLQAARRAGIPVIGEIELAARFIDTPVIAVTGTNGKSTTTELIGHILAHAGKKIFVGGNIGRPLIGYAGQKQDRDFVVAEISSFQLDTTEFFRPWLGLLLNITEDHLDRYPSFNAYVLSKFRIFANQTAGDFAIINDDDPVVTQYVSKIPSRILTFSHKPHGKGAYPEGNRLTCRLDQEAGETYSLEKIKLTGEHNLENIMAAVLAARVCGCTPSAIQEALEVFEGLHHRTEFVCEIGGVSFYDDSKGTNVGSVVKSLAGFDRPVILIAGGRDKGGSYAVLEDMVRNKVKALILIGEAGEKIRRALGHLTRTMEAGTLPEAVRLAYAESASGDVVLLSPACASFDMFRSYAERGDIFQEAARSLPKQQAAAI